The sequence tagcagtgtaggaaactggtgcttatattattattaatttacctcatatattttatatgtttttcaatggcggacaagttcagcaagcagaaaagaaatgtgggacacaatagtcattggtgtcaatgcgtgtgggaatcatgtgagggacaagcggaattgtcacaagagatttgatgatattaggtccaaattgaaaaagaaaatacaacaccaacgcgtgcatgctactggcactggaggtgggccgacaccacaacgtctcatattaagtccattggaggagctgcttcgggcaaaattacttcccgtcgtcgtggaaggcttacctggtgaccgtgatataggaatttacccctcacaatttccaccaggtgagaaatattactgtactaggcgtgtcgttgcttacagttattttgcatagttacactgctttttatactgtcttcacaatataagcatacctgcatctatatatgtatatgtctgattctgtatatatatatatctcaaaatagacatatatgttgtagtcctactaaaagcagtaactaatatagcacgtgccattgcgtgctcatttacatgtgaattcccaaaatgcattgctgcagtggaagcaattgatggtgagcgaagatggggaacaacagggtagtacacatgtgtaacacatgttaatgagaaattattactagctacaggtacagaacagaaatatgtataatattattgtgtattttatttattttactccgacaaacatgacattactgcctattttaagcatgcatcaaatatattgcatgcaacggcctacaaacatcacttgcactaacacatctatagttgtttatgaaaaggtccatttttgctttaactcatatacagacagcataatgaggcacacgtatcatattttatgtcattgttttcataacttaaaaactgcacacgactatttagctcatctaccattgtgttaaagcagctgcaattaatatctcatcacagcatacacttcaacagagggggtggggttcagcacacacactaattacagcctcattttagggtcaacttagttcacaccattttcacctgtttcaagtaattgaaaggtgtggctgattaggctttttggggaagggaataccgttcttacaacctgactagcacaactgaagttaatcacactcatttgaaagcttcactttagctactaaatgccccaacaactcattacttatcaaaccgtacgtcacacattagttcactcatatctatagttgaactactactatcaacgacacattatcacacactgcatgtgttgtcttgtttagtcacagccacattcatgtgtgccacatcttatattaatgtaccacacatatcctctaccaaaaacaacactttgtgcaatatgaccaccttcatgataaccattgtgaatggtcatctcatgatagttatgtacattatgatactgatatcactacacaacatatgatttttatgttcaaatttaatctatttatcctcacacattactgcaggaacatagtatgttttatgttagggaactcaaaagttctaagtacacaggcatgtacattgttattacaactatttatgttcactttcacacacacattttgggttaaggaaatgatgctgttaggtactcataaatacagaacatacaataactgtttgttcaatatttacacatgtaaatgtaaaacttatgttattgttatatatagttgcccctgaaggacatgtgtcacctgagactgaacaagtgtcttcacctgggtcagccagctcaacacacctagaaggtgagtgtatcagttggtggccatataatatgtgctcttctatatgttatgttgtcatgttcattatttgttttgcacatcttctttaaataggattacttagtgtcagtgaaaatgaagtgtaagccaacttgtattgtgttagtgatgttaactttcatgtaggagttgtgagtttacagcaagttttcattcactcatatttcatactgagtccaaacattattcttaagtcaaggtagtttttaatgtgaggttataaaacgtatggaaacatgttagttgttacttatgacacagtacaattacatagtaacacagcagagattaacatgccatttaataatgtgtacatttatttgtagaacatgatgaagaggattttgatgatgatgatgatgatgatgatgccgccgccgccgccatagacacacaaatacaagcaagtgaccatgaagaggttccaattgaaactgttttaccgccaaaacgtccagcaaataccacatatgatgcaattgtagcttctgagggaaaaattgtggaagcagaaaatcgtcgccattctgacctgatgacagtgctggaaaggatgattgcactgcaggaagaaacagtttcacaattggcacatctccacagagtcttcattgaagtgcctaaacagttgcaaaaaatcaacacctcattcgaagcattagttgttcagcaaacacaagctaattactggagaatgactaatgtaccacaattcaacacctcacagccaggatctgttcatgcaggtcagttttcaccacattcatctgatattcattcaccaggcccaaatgttaccggtcaagtagcagacattgctgtgcaggttcctgatgacatcctaccgctgccatctgtacaaattcagcagcagacacctacaaaggaggcgacaaaaacaaaacaagacacacatgaaacagaccaaccatcacttgtgcagtgtctaccaacttgctcacatgtgtcagtgggcacaagccctgtccgtgaacagtcactacccaaaagccctgtaggtgagtcactgcccaaaagccctgtaggtgaatcgctgcccaaaagccctgtaggtgaatcgctgcccaaaagccctgtaggtgaatcgctgcccaaaagccctgtaggtgaatcactgcccaaaagccctgtaggtgaatcactgcccaaaagccctgtaggtgaatcactgcccaaaagccctgtaggtgagtcactggccacaagccctgtaggtgagtcactggccacaagccccgtaggtgaacagtcactgcccaaaagccctgtaggtgagtcactggccacaagccctgcccgtgaagtgccagaggccactcaaagtggctctgttgtgcctaaagttggtggcaaaagaaaaaggaaaattcaagagacaacaagcaggcctgttactcgctcgcaaaaggaacaaaaaaaataaatgttataattcagaaaatatgtctttggccttgttttgttgacttcagattatctaattactattgtatgtatgctgaagactgtgttgtttccaaactttcaagtatgttcttgtacacgtgaagttttggaaatgttaacactcctaattaatgaatagtgttataaatatttatgttttaatcgtctgttcagtaatggtccaccaggagccagttgctaagtttagagaagctgccattgactttgcagcaaaacattgcatttgggtgtgttaattgatgtaatcattgcatgtgcatattattttcatgcaattataaaagcacctatttaactgcaaacatttttcttgtacgtgtacagcaggattttgtgttaaatattacttacctttggtggccattgtaatgttgtcctttaatcatttatgtgttcttgtttcaagaacatctctgaattgatactaatatatatgtagtatgtattgatatatgcacacacacacagacacacactgtgtgtgtgtgtgtgtgtgtgtgtgtgtgtgtgtgtgtatatatatagtactatctaagctggtatagatgtatttacaaaaaacatacacttcatgcttccttgtgaaaacacactattttaataatacaggcctaatgtttgacaactatactaagtgtgagcctctaacattattgggtgcaaacaaaagtttattacttaattcactcatgtttatcaccatttaaataggtttcatacaaggcctacttactgccatcaatatgttgtgtgtactcctgcaatataaaaaaaaaaaaaaaagatacattatatatatatatatatatatatatatatatatatatatatatatatatatatatatatatacatatacatatatacacacacacacacacacacactatacatatagtacaatatacactttatatatatatatatatttttatgagagagatatatttatatatatatagatacacacgtatttaaactcatgcagacaggtagttaaccagaatttcaaatacacacagaaatgtatgtgggaaaaaaacatttcattttgcaggtgtgtgtatttactgatatggctgtctaagcactattttcacacagtgctctttgttatttttctagaaaactcaatgttactgaaataagtgtaggaatgttttcacaaacgagataaaaaaatgatacatgtttttcccacattcgcctatcactaaccacaaaacttaaaccaattaaaaggacacatccaattggcgtttgaaataaggagtaaaagtagttacttttgttgaccttgaaaacgaaacacaggaatttgttagccattgagcagaatcattttgatgagcaaagaagacagaactgcacacatcttttgtgctactctgacatggctgatgaattcgttaacaatatgaatcccctcttaggttataagtacatggtttcagaagcaattttaaacagtcgcggacacaaagcaagcacacgccaaatctatgatttgattcgagctaaatatccttattaccaagaccgtaggcatgcgcggaattttaattcctcaataagattcactttatcaactaatgacttttttgaacgtgtgcaggataagctagaacacacctatggtttctggaagattgcaaaggaaaagcattttaccctgaaagagggcacatatattgttgtgaaaggcatatttattcctaatgccaatagcaatggatccgctactactgttccgtgtgaatcgatacctgctgcaatatctgcaccctccattcctgaaacccacattgtacaacaacaaaagtactatgattatgtaccaagcctttcagctgaaaatgcattggaatgggaaccagaagaaatgaacctacctcccgaccaattgtttgaagaaagcagtggcgattcctatgagcgcttcatggaggagatgtgtgtcatactggattcagcgggtgggtcaagcatggatgaaaatgccttgcatttctggagcgaccagttgcagccagacgaacagttaattctagaagaatggtaaatataacaaccgttatgcgttgactgtgcgtttaaatgtttttttttttttttttttttttaaccaccattttcccttccaatgcgtggatacagcgtaacattgcagactgcataacatgtagcgatcacaaagaaattgttgccgaatacaatatagtataacctgaaagagtagtacacattgctgacggaataaatatacgtactttcctatccctttaaccatattagcaacattttaacataactctaacacatacctgttttgttatcatgcaacatttaaaagcgggtccaccacgtatgacgtgggacccttgtcatggcccaaggcgtccttaaaaaggattacggatgtaagtcccgcccccaagcgacgtgcgcgcctcaaagcctattggctgtcatgttttcttatagtaacggtaactgcagtgtgtcatgtgtgcggctcagtgtttgtaggcgtcaactgggcgttagctgaatgttaattgagtgggaggagtgttagcgtgcgtttcacgctggtttaacatgacgtcacacgtattgcatttgcgcattgtgttatcggccgtcctttctgtccaaacacatctgtttaaaaagaatacagatgtactcgtttagaacgaatgtagtttcgtattcattgtatttgaaataaagattttatgtttaatggtattttcaagatgtattgaacgcacaacgtacgctttgttttgcgcatgcgctaacagttagtgcagccaagcgtgaagtgcgtgcgcacactaagatgtgcgcgcacatttttcagtatacaggcaacgttcacatcatatacatagttatgcctgctacaaatttaaagaaacattacatactgatgtacacttgtacttctaacatataagtgagtgacgtgtgtatgtacacaatcatatagagctgtgtaatgcgttgtcacggatacatatatagtaaggtgccatatttgaccatcatgtgtttgctgtatttcagagatgtcggggaagatacaatcggatcaatgtatgatttcagaagagtctacctttatatgagatgattgtgaggaggagccaccgactactatactacatatggaactaattttatattgcttgcagcgcttattaacaaacaattaaaaatgtgatacccttatgcctatattgcataagcacttaattaacagaatgatgttgcaaaatagtgcctcatgaatttttattgagtgttctttaatgactactatcattttatggcatggtgtgttttatatataacaaccattcccactctgctaacacatttgtgaattatattgtgtaatggaacgtatgactgtcgaaactatgtaacaataataataagaataataataataattataatatgagcatgttcatgtatagcgctgctagttgtacacagcgctttacagacacatttttcaggctgaggtccctggcccgtggaacttacaatttatttttggccgcctgaggcacagggagataaagtgacttggccaaggtcacaaggagcccacaccgggaattgaaccagactcccctgcttcaaaatctcagtgccagtgtgtgtctttactcactgagccactccttctcccaatgtaaaggacacttacaaccaactagccatttattgttaaaaatctcttgttacatgggtatgttgataaaatggtttgggactgtagcaaataatgttattggccagatgttgtggtcccctacaatgcatgatgttctgattatgacatcaacatcatgtaatgaagtacgtttctgtgtatatttcattaacctaactaactatagtttactgtgtttattaaacgttctaaaaatacatagtatagtcaatatgatgatataagctaccataataaagctggtgttatcatttgtcggtgttatacatggatcctacacaaattgatacagacacaaacagttgtcttacaaagtgtgtctatgctaatgtgcacgtgattgacgttacaattgtgacaatacttgataattatcatcatgataatgatgaagtgacgtgatttatattgcaaaaatattaccaacattgtcatattggtaaattataaatgctaaatgacagtaacattagtgacaaatttgtcttctctgttaacagtttaacacttggtacatgtaggacacatccacacacgtgtgacttatacatacacatgtcacaaatttaaattaatgttgactattaattcctagcattacaaaacaccaacattgctaaatataagatgtagtacgcattgttgtgattgcaggcattcatgcatggagttttatgatcagtcaatttcatccgtgatgaatgatctcccgtaagtaaagaaataactacagttatccccttgtctccaaacacctctatattacattaatggaatttataaggaaacatacataaaatgtgatgaaatgggagtaatcattttctaatacaatgcacatgaaagctcaagagtagctaaatgcatatacatgatacagaaagtacatatatgtaacatttgtgtttaaaccaatatgttgggttttgacttcaaataattataggaagattgatgtaggcacatcttatgagagatgtcagcaaatatacataccatgatcagtcatactggagatatacctataatgcaaaggaacaatatataaattgcaaacattgacatgccatcttcagtaccgtaaacaacacagcaaagtgtgtatttggtgttaaatctgcaacaccatgtatatttcatgacattcaaaatgtaaatcaggctggtgtacacatcatatggatgtacatgttacactgcaccaataacattgtatgtaagcatactagaagcatgaatgagtatgggcattatatgtgtattgtgttagcataaggaacaacacaatgctaaaatattagtgctttgttaccccagttttattcacatacacacaactaaagtaaaattgaagagggattatataacctgtgcaacaataacatccctttgtgcacacagcagagagaagaaaggtgtgcaacccatattcatctgtgtcctaccagaagggtatataaaaaaacattattgttaagataacataatgtaagtataaaagtagaacttggaacatatatgtttgtacttacaagaaaaaaatgaattgatgagattctggcgtgtctggccaccactggctgtttgttcattttcagcagctacatgggtgggatgctcgtctaccacaggctcagctaggtctgactgtacattgtgcctgagtgcaacattgtgcaaaatgcaacaggcaaggataatatcagacactttttgaggcttgtatagaagagccccaccagttctgtccagacacctaaatctggtcttgagtaggccaaatgtcctctctataacagatcttgtagatatatgggctgcattgtacctgtcctctgcttcagtttgagggtttagcaccggagtcaagagccacggcctaattccgtatcctgagtcacctataatgaatggagcacacataagctgacattagtgatcaaattgtacaatgccaacattcctaaataaaaatgtgttttgtgttagaacatgtaaatgtgtactcacccagcagccaaccatgttcaaaatgtccctcttcgaacgcatggaagactgaagagttcctcaggatggaggaatcgtgactggaaccagggaatttgggtaccacatgcattatcctcatcgtcgcatcacataccacctgtacattgagtgaatggtagtgcttacgattgcggtacacatgctcactctgactaggtgcaatcaaagcaacatgtgtgcaatcgattgcacccagcacacatggtatccctgctatattataaaagccagtcctgacttccagccactctgtcgcctctgtaggaaaatgaatataattcctagcgcgtctattgagtgcatagagaaactgggtcaaggcccgcgagaatgtagattgcgagaccccgcccactatgcccacagttgtctggtatgacgcggaagcaagataatgtaatgagcacagcattttaacaagcccagggactgcacgacctctggctgtgaaaaaatctaaatctcccctttctcctgataaagagctaagattgctgctgaactcaaacgatagcgacttacaatctcctcctcactcatcccatctaacagggttctctccctgtacagacgcggacgaggcacaacttgtctcctctgtcttctcctctgatctcctgtccctctccctgtctctgtcgtatccgcgtgactgtccctgtcactgtccctcggtgtgtccctcccttgccctatatgattgtcttcatcatcaagcatgtcatagaaaagaatgttcctccgtctcctaaacaatctcaacattttgaaatgagtagctgtgaatgatcaggtaatgggcgtcctttaaataggtatgtgatgatgtcaggtgacatagtaaaatgcaaggtgttacattaacataataaagtacttctgtggcaagctgtgtgcagttcttgttataagtatttgttgtgtgtattctgcagggaatgatgatatttgccaatgatgtgacgtgaagctttgtagaaacattgcttgcaaataaatagttgcatgtgcaatgcatgtaaaacttctgaacgcaacagtcagtcatgtaattagacaaaaaggctgagattgacgtgggaaaagttttgtgtaacatgtgtaattagccatgttattgtgacatgttgacaacaatgaatagtcgtgtgcatatgcatgcatttctgtaaggaggatagttggtatagaatgagtttacaaggtgtcccaatgatgaattactgtacatgtgtgtataagttaggttgaagtgcttgtaatgcaacggttacaatgtaagcatgcaatgtgattgatcgtccaataagtgacgtcatgaaaatagggaggaccaaacgtagatgtaaacatgagaatttagatgtacatgtacgtttaaagatgcgtgaaacattacaagcattgtgtaatgtaaaggaacatgaatatactgtgtatgtgtgacatgtgtaacatcatgtaaataattgtcgctcagttcaataaaatgtgtgatatgatgtgaggttctcctttaagagttgagtatagtattttcccttggcacatcatcacatgatgagtaatgtgacccgcaaatgctgcaaacatgtaaaagtataatgttatgcaaataatacacgtcagctgtgacacaatgcagggaatgccccaacactgtaatgcaaatgacgtttgtattgtgagcaatgaaacgtaaacagtattatactgttatacgtccccgctccattgactccattgatgtacagaagttttttttttctaagtgccgttgcggcagccttagagatcgttctcccctccaaactgccaactttagttggcgggagaaattggccataacatctcaatttcgtagtgccgatcagccccgataagctgtttttttttgttgaatccagccgatttaaaaaagtggcgatcagtggcgaaaacaggcttatcggcaggcgaatggccataacaaaataatcggctccgaaacctggcgaaatcaagcacttatcggcgcttactgaatctcaaacccaattttgcctataaaatggcgataattcccttatcaacgcttactgcatgaggcccatagttacaAAGCAACATCGTTATATAGatccatagtagatgaggttgaaaaaagacatgtccatcaagttcaacctatactaaatttagacaacagatactttatcctatgtatttacagtattttgatccataggaaggaaaacaaaaactcctagtgaaacatcatccaatgaagTCCCATATGGGGTAAGATAATTTCCTCCctaactccaaataatggcaatcaggtttctccctggatcaacatacttcccatgtttacttatttgatatatctctgtacctttcctttctagaaAGATGTACAACCttgttttgaagatatctattgtatctgccatcacaatctccatggtaatgaattccacatttttactgcccttactgtaaagaaccctttcctttgttgctggtgagatctcctttcctccaaccttaagggatgaccccgagtcctttgtactgcccgtgggatgaatagttcttttgaaagctccttgtattgtccccgaatatatttgcatatagttatcatatcccctcttagacaccttttCTGATTAAAACAAATTTAAATTAgccagcctctcctcataaattagattttccatcccctttattaatttagtggctcttctctgcactttttctagttccataatgtcttttttttttttttggagaggTGACCAAAACTGCACTCCATGTTCAAGGGGTAATCCTCCCTTAATCTGCTGgttagaaagcgtatcgcacagcagatgctaatgccaattatagactatggagacatagtatatggctcagcaccccaaacccaccttagcaaatgtgataccctctacaattcaatatgccgttttgtcctccaatgcaacacATCActatgaaatgctcaaagaactagattggtcataacttgagtctaggcgcaaagttcatctttcctgtcttgccttcaaatactttctgggcaagctacccgtctatctgcaCACGCTCTtcactcctaccacatgcagcacttaacagctgagatctgactccaaaagactgttcatggctcaacaaagtatccggccgcttctcctcctcctcttaccgtgcacctcaaaagtagaacaatctaccggaggcGCACACAGCCACCaacagttctttcaaaactagaGCTGTCTCACGGTTTTTTctgttctgtaactgttacatatgcctttaACATaaattatctcttactgtgcatggaaagtcttgtatataatgtataaccttgcgtacttaatgtaactatgtcatcataactctgtgcccaggacatactgtacttgaaaatgagaggtaactcaatgtattaccgTATTGGCCTGAAAATAGTGCTGCTTTATTTTCCTACAAATGTCCTTCCAAAAACTGTACTCATATTATATgtgcagcctaacaccttttatttttcatgtagaacaccttcaaaactttagggtcgtattatgtgcgaggcgtACTATATTCGGCCAATAtggtacttcctggtaaaatattttataaataaataccaatgctttatagaggggtataattatgtttactttacTTCCATCaattccccgtttaatgcaagataagatcttgtttgcctttgcagctactgcatgactttgggcactattgctaagcctgctgtctagaaGCActgctaaatccttctccatcaaggattcccccaatttatccccatttaatttgttagtcgcctgtttattcttttaTCCCCAAATGCATATATAATCGACCAGGAACCTGGGGGTTCCCAGTGATCAGGGTTCACAGAATTCCCccttaacctttttttttaattctactcAAGCCCAACATTATAAGACAAACATTTACTAGTGGAATTATTAAGCAACATGAAACAAATATAATGTTTCAACAGTTACAGAATAAATACAGGAtttacataatttaaaaaaatattatgtaTAATATATGCCCAATCACAAAACATCTAATTGGAAGTAATTAACCAAATAATGTTAAAGCACAATTTACATTTCTATCTTAATTACCTTTAAACAAATAATTTAGGAATATACAATAGAAGTCCAAAATTACTAATCAGTGAAAGCACAAATTTAAATACTCCTCAATTTCTAATTATAGTAAGTGTGTGTGGAAAGCAATGAGAACGTGATCAATTTCAatataaaataagaaaaaaaagaagaaaactttATTGCTTGGGAGAACGGAAGACTTTCAAAATTAGAATGAAACTCACAAAGATTCCTGCGAGATGGCAGAAGTAAAATGTTTAAGGCATACAGTATGAAATATATCCTCCCCTGCAATACCATGAGGAAAGGAGACATGAGTCATTGTAGAGTACAACATATTGTGGGAGTACTGCAGCAAAGAGATCTGGAGGCAGGTGAAGTTTTGaataataaaaaagtttattCAATAAATCATGCCCATGAGAGAGCTAAGAAACACACTCTGACACGTT comes from Ascaphus truei isolate aAscTru1 chromosome 4, aAscTru1.hap1, whole genome shotgun sequence and encodes:
- the LOC142492405 gene encoding uncharacterized protein LOC142492405 — protein: MWDTIVIGVNACGNHVRDKRNCHKRFDDIRSKLKKKIQHQRVHATGTGGGPTPQRLILSPLEELLRAKLLPVVVEGLPGDRDIGIYPSQFPPVAPEGHVSPETEQVSSPGSASSTHLEEHDEEDFDDDDDDDDAAAAAIDTQIQASDHEEVPIETVLPPKRPANTTYDAIVASEGKIVEAENRRHSDLMTVLERMIALQEETVSQLAHLHRVFIEVPKQLQKINTSFEALVVQQTQANYWRMTNVPQFNTSQPGSVHAGQFSPHSSDIHSPGPNVTGQVADIAVQVPDDILPLPSVQIQQQTPTKEATKTKQDTHETDQPSLVQCLPTCSHVSVGTSPVREQSLPKSPVGESLPKSPVGESLPKSPVGESLPKSPVGESLPKSPVGESLPKSPVGESLPKSPVGESLPKSPVGESLATSPVGESLATSPVGEQSLPKSPVGESLATSPAREVPEATQSGSVVPKVGGKRKRKIQETTSRPVTRSQKEQKK